The proteins below come from a single Corylus avellana chromosome ca3, CavTom2PMs-1.0 genomic window:
- the LOC132175045 gene encoding F-box protein At2g27310-like — protein MEHKVCHFKALNGDVLADIIGRFDGSTLAAAACTCSDLRDIARDQSLWRQLCQSTWPSTALEEAQHILSSSPIGSFHKFYANSYPLLLHGECVKSQEPQTHVSASQFASLVDLYYRKECVLSKVLDGIPQAVEDDSSRWNSNFPFKLELLSLDYDEETGFDNELGYAYIDDDEERRAPPSVSVAEEGKELEQELRLSWVLLDKKNGKAVNLSSWKPMLVQRRWPLSGEYVIHFGSIVQVDEGLLSHKLAMCKIVIRCKLTESGGCPKWREISMHIEDLMGVIVGGSKSLMVLNHALDCLRSTNHHEVKQGFRQYEKQKREMMRKKELMEALIEGFSVSIEVAIFVTICYIYLFL, from the coding sequence ATGGAGCACAAGGTGTGTCATTTTAAGGCCCTCAACGGGGACGTCCTAGCAGATATCATTGGTCGATTTGATGGTTCAACTTTGGCTGCTGCTGCCTGCACCTGCTCTGACCTGCGTGATATAGCTCGAGACCAAAGCTTATGGCGACAGTTGTGTCAATCCACCTGGCCCTCTACTGCACTTGAGGAGGCACAACATATTCTTTCATCTTCACCCATTGGTAGCTTCCACAAGTTCTATGCCAACTCTTACCCATTGCTGTTACATGGCGAATGCGTCAAATCTCAAGAACCACAAACCCATGTCTCCGCTTCTCAATTTGCTTCGCTAGTGGATCTTTACTACAGGAAAGAATGTGTTCTGTCTAAAGTATTAGATGGCATACCCCAAGCAGTGGAGGACGACTCTAGTAGATGGAACTCAAATTTCCCATTTAAACTAGAGCTATTGAGCCTTGACTATGATGAAGAAACAGGTTTTGACAATGAACTCGGCTATGCCTACATCGATGACGATGAAGAAAGAAGAGCTCCTCCATCCGTATCAGTCGCAGAAGAAGGAAAGGAGCTGGAGCAAGAACTCAGGTTAAGTTGGGTGCTGCTGGACAAGAAAAACGGCAAAGCTGTCAATCTCTCAAGCTGGAAGCCAATGTTGGTACAGAGGAGATGGCCTTTGAGTGGGGAGTATGTGATTCATTTTGGAAGCATTGTACAAGTGGATGAGGGCTTGTTGTCTCACAAGTTGGCCATGTGCAAAATAGTAATTAGATGCAAGTTGACAGAAAGTGGAGGGTGTCCAAAGTGGAGGGAAATTAGCATGCATATCGAGGACCTGATGGGTGTAATTGTTGGTGGGAGTAAGAGTTTGATGGTTCTGAATCACGCCCTAGACTGCTTGCGGAGTACTAATCACCATGAAGTCAAACAGGGTTTTCGTCAATATGAGAAGCAGAAGAGAGAGATGATGAGGAAAAAGGAGTTGATGGAAGCTTTAATTGAAGGATTCAGTGTATCAATTGAAGTGGCCATTTTTGTAACtatttgttatatttatttgtttctctaG
- the LOC132175046 gene encoding mitochondrial import inner membrane translocase subunit Tim13, whose product MDAFSSSPSSGSPSQQFSADDFKDQLKTQLAQAYAEEFLETLRGKCFEKCITKPGSSLSGGESSCISRCVERYIEATGIISKSLFSAPH is encoded by the exons ATGGATGCGTTTTCATCGTCGCCGTCAAGTGGGTCGCCATCCCAGCAATTCTCGGCGGACGATTTCAAGGACCAGCTCAAGACCCAGCTTGCCCAGGCTTACGCTGAGGAGTTCCTCGAG ACCTTAAGGGGGAAATGCTTTGAAAAGTGTATTACAAAACCAGGGTCAAGCCTGAGTGGGGGTGAGAGTAGTTGCATTTCTAGGTGCGTGGAACGCTACATTGAGGCGACTGGTATTATTAGCAAATCTCTGTTTAGCGCACCGCACTAA